The following coding sequences lie in one Ignavibacteria bacterium genomic window:
- a CDS encoding GAF domain-containing protein → MINSLSRKNIEALIYAFETISSSLDSKEILNRVMEQACGLLKAEAASIFLLDDKQKTLDLKVATNLTESQITKIKVPIGSGLVGFVAQTGDSVNILDAKNDPRFYSKVDHETGFKTKSCLTVPLRIEQKIVGVLQILNKVSNTSFSDEDEILIKEFSRLVAITLDKAFLHAQVVEKKKMEFDLKLANTIQDKLLPFDELHTERFTFKGFYKPAKFVGGDYFDYYKYSDDEVFFTIGDVSGKGSQASLIMAIAKAYLSASLAANTPFLKMINNFNSFLALNTPPDKFITIFLGLINIKTGEVKFLNAGHEPPIIIRKNNQLEEIKSSGLMMGIVENWNYKIESFFLEEGDSLFIYTDGVTEACDIESKQFGLDRLKEVLNSETVEPEKIFTRLPEKLSAFTNEAEQSDDITFLLVCQNSKFE, encoded by the coding sequence ATGATAAACTCCCTATCTCGAAAAAATATTGAAGCATTAATTTATGCTTTCGAAACGATTTCATCCTCGCTTGATAGTAAGGAAATACTTAATCGAGTTATGGAACAAGCCTGTGGATTGCTGAAAGCAGAAGCGGCTTCGATTTTTTTGCTAGATGATAAACAGAAAACGCTTGATTTAAAAGTCGCTACAAATCTTACCGAGTCCCAAATCACGAAAATAAAAGTGCCGATTGGTAGCGGATTAGTCGGTTTTGTCGCTCAGACCGGTGACAGTGTGAATATCCTTGATGCAAAGAATGATCCAAGGTTTTATTCTAAAGTTGATCATGAAACTGGATTCAAAACAAAATCGTGTCTAACTGTTCCTCTAAGAATTGAACAAAAGATTGTAGGAGTTCTCCAAATTCTCAATAAAGTTAGCAATACATCATTCAGTGATGAGGATGAAATCCTTATTAAAGAATTTTCACGCTTAGTGGCGATTACTTTGGATAAAGCATTTTTGCATGCCCAAGTCGTCGAGAAAAAGAAGATGGAATTTGATCTAAAATTGGCCAACACAATTCAGGATAAGCTTCTCCCCTTCGATGAATTGCATACCGAGAGATTTACGTTCAAGGGATTTTACAAACCAGCAAAGTTTGTTGGGGGGGACTATTTCGATTATTACAAATATTCGGATGATGAAGTATTTTTTACTATCGGAGATGTCTCGGGTAAAGGGAGTCAAGCTTCTTTAATTATGGCGATCGCGAAAGCATATCTAAGCGCATCATTAGCGGCCAACACTCCATTTTTAAAAATGATAAACAACTTCAATAGTTTTTTAGCGCTGAATACTCCACCAGATAAGTTCATTACAATTTTTCTTGGATTAATTAATATCAAAACAGGCGAAGTGAAATTTTTAAATGCTGGACACGAACCACCAATTATTATTAGAAAAAACAATCAATTGGAAGAAATTAAATCCTCAGGTCTGATGATGGGAATAGTTGAGAATTGGAATTATAAAATAGAAAGTTTCTTTCTTGAAGAAGGGGATTCACTCTTTATCTATACCGATGGAGTAACCGAAGCATGTGATATTGAGTCAAAACAGTTTGGGTTAGATCGATTAAAAGAAGTGTTGAACTCAGAAACTGTAGAACCTGAAAAAATATTTACCCGGCTTCCAG